CCGTCCATCTCCATAAAAAGCAGCAAAATAAGGGCGACGGGAATGTACTCGACCGCATTGCCGTGAATGCGTATCGCACTTTGCAGCTCGCTGAACCCGCCGTCGCCGTAGCTAACACGGTATTGCGTGCGCAGGCGAATAACGTCAAAAGAAAATTTTATGAGTAACAATGCACCCAGCACGGCGTAAAGCGCGCTAACCATACTAACTCCCTTTAAGGCTCTGGTGACCGCTTAACAATGATAGGTGGTTCGTTCAGAAAAGAGAAGATTGCAGCGGAAGAGAAGGGGCGTCGCCAACGCTCGGGATGGCGGTCTGCAAACCCTGCCACAGGGTTTCTACCAGTTCCGGTGCCTGGGCGA
This genomic interval from Kosakonia sacchari SP1 contains the following:
- a CDS encoding MAPEG family protein, producing MVSALYAVLGALLLIKFSFDVIRLRTQYRVSYGDGGFSELQSAIRIHGNAVEYIPVALILLLFMEMDGAQTWLVHVCGLLLIAGRLMHYYGFHHRLIRWRRSGMGATFCSLLLMVLANLWYMPWELVFSLH